The Bosea sp. 685 DNA window GGTCGAGCGACATGCAAAGCTGTCGGTCCGCTATCGGGACCCGGACGGCAATGAGCGCTCGGAGGACACTGAGGGGTTGCTCGCGGTCTGTCTCCAGCATGAGATCGACCAGCTCGACGGCATGTTCTGGATTCACAGGCTCTCGCGCCTGAAGCGCGAGCGATTGATCAAGCGCTATGAGAAACTGGCGCGACGCTGAAGGGATTCGAGGCGGATATGACGATCACGATCTACGGCATCAAGAACTGCGACACGATGAAGAAGGCGCGCAGCTGGTTGGAGGCGCGCGGCGTCGCCCATGCCTTCCACGACTACAAGGCGAGCGGCATCGACCGCGTCTCCCTGGCGCGTTGGGTCGATGAGCATGGCTGGGAAACGGTGCTCAACCGTGCCGGCACGACCTTTCGCGCCCTGCCCGATGCCGACAAGCAGGGGCTGGATGCCGGGAAGGCGATAGCGCTGATGCTGGCCCAACCCTCGATGATCAAGCGCCCGGTGCTCGATCTCGGCGGCAAGACGCTGGTGGGCTTCAAGCCGGAGGCCTATGCAGGCGCGCTGGGCTGAGGCCGAGCCGTTGCGTCACGTCGGCCCAGCGCGCACTGCACTTCCGTCAGGCACTGTGCTGGGCTAACTCGCAGGCCATGACCTTCCAATCCACGACCACCGATTTCAGCTTCCATCTTGCCGCTCGCGATGGCGCCGCCCGCACCGGCGAGATCCGCATGCCGCGCGGCGTCATTCGGACGCCGGCCTTCATGCCGGTCGGTACCGCCGCGACCGTCAAGGGCATGTACCCTGAGCAGGTCAAGGCGCTCGGCGCCGATGTCGTGCTCGGCAACACCTATCATCTGATGCTGCGGCCGGGCGCGGAGCGCGTGGCGAAGCTCGGCGGCCTGCACAAATTCATGAACTGGCCGCACCCGATCCTGACCGATTCCGGCGGGTTCCAGGTGATGTCGCTCTCCCAGCTGCGCAAGCTGACGGAGGAGGGCGTCACCTTCCAGTCGCATATCGACGGCTCGAAGCATGTGCTCACGCCCGAGCGCTCGGTCGAGATCCAGAACCTGCTCGGCTCCGACATCGTGATGCAGCTCGATGAATGCGTCTCGCTGCCTTGCGAGGACAAGGTCGCGGAAAAAGCGATGCGTCTGTCGCTGCGCTGGGCCGAGCGCTGCAAGACGGCCTTCGGCAATCCGGCCGGGCGGGCGCTCTTCGGCATCGTCCAGGGCGGGGCGGTGCCGGCGCTCAGGATCGAGAGTGCGCGCGAGCTCGTCGCCATGGACCTCAAGGGCTACGCCATCGGCGGGCTGGCCGTCGGCGAGCCGCAGGACATCATGCTGGCGATGATCGAGACCGTCGAGCCGTATCTACCGGCGGAGAAACCGCGCTATCTGATGGGCGTCGGCACGCCCGACGATCTCGTCGAGGCGGTCTCGCGCGGCATCGACATGTTCGACTGCGTGATGCCGACGCGCGCCGGCCGCCACGGCCAGATCTTCACGCGTTTCGGCCGGATGAACCTGAAGAATGCCAAGCATGCCGACGATCCGCGGCCGATCGATCCGCAATCGTCCTGCCAGGCTGCGAATGGCTATGCGCGCGCCTATCTGCACCACCTCGTCAAGGCCGAAGAGATGCTCGGCAAGATGCTGCTGACCTGGGTCAATCTGGCTTATTATCAGGAGCTGATGGCGGGCTTGCGCGCCGCGATCGCGCAGGGGCGGCTCCAGGATTTCATCGTCGAGACCAAGGAAGGCTGGGCGCGGGGCGAAACCGCTGGCGAGCCGGCGTGATCGATCCCTGGTTCGTCCTGCTCTTCGCCAAGATGGCGGTCGCGGCGTCTGTCGTCGTCGGCTGTTCGCTGCTGGCCGAGCGCTCCGGGCCGATGGTCGCGGCGATGATCGCGACGCTGCCGATCTCGGCGGGACCGGTCTATGTCTTCCTCGCGCTGGAGCACGAGCCCGCTTTCCTGGCGGCCGGTGCGCTTGGCAGCATGTCGGCCAATCTCGCCAATACCGGGCTGTCGCTGGCCTATGTCCTGCTGGCGCAGCGCTTTGGCACGCTGCTCAGCCTTGGTGCGGCGCTGGCGGCCTGGTTGGTGGCCGCGATGACGCTGCGGGCGCTCGAACCACCTTTCATCGTCCTGACCTGCGCTACCGTCGTCGGCTTCGGCGCGCTGCACCTGCTGTTCCGGCCCTATCTCGCGGCGCGGCCGAAGGCGGTGTCGGCCCGGCCCTGGTATGCGATCCCGCTGCGCGCGGGCGCTGTCGCCATGCTGGCGGGCACGGTCACCACGCTCAGCAGCCATGTCGGCCCGGCCTGGTCAGGCGTGCTCGCGGCCTTCCCGGTCGTGCTGTCGAGCATGATCGCGATGCTGCAGCCGCGCATCGGCGGGCCGGCGATGGCGGCCGTCATCGCCAACAGCGCGCTCGGGTTGATCGGCTTCGGGCTGGCGATCGGCAGTGTGCATCTGAGCGCAGTGGCGCTCGGTTCCGGCCTATCGCTGGGGCTCGGGCTCGTCATCTGCATAGTTTGGAATCTCGGCCTGATGCAGCTCAAGCGCGGCCGGCGCTGAGCGCCGCCAGGAGGCGATGAACAAGCCGCCGATGATCAGCCCGATGCCGGCGATCTGGAGGCCGCTCGGGATTTCGCCAAGGACGGGGATGCCCAGCAGTGTGCCGATGACGGGGATCATCGGCGGGAAACGGCCGACCACGGCCGGCCCCAGCACGCGCGCGGCCCAACTCCAGATCCACAGACCCAGGATCACATTGAGCACGCCCTGATTGATGCCGTGCAGTGCGATGACCCACCAGGGCGCGACATCGAAGCCGCGAAAATAGAACAGCGCGTAGAAGGGCAGATAGGCCATCGACAGCACCGAGACGATCGCGGTCGCCTTCAGCGCATCGACGCGCCAGAGCTGGATCAGCAAGGGATAGCATCCCCAGATCAACCCGACGCCGACAAAGCAGAGATCGCCGAGAAGGATCGTGGGATTGGTGTGCGTGCTGCCCGCTATGGCGAGGCAGGCGAGCCCGAAGAGCACCGCGCCGATGCCGAGAAAGAGCTGCCGCGTCAACGCCGTGGCGAACAGGATGACGCCGCCGACGATGCCGATCACGGTCACCAATCCCGGGCCGATCGTCGCGCCATGAGCAGCCGGCGCATAGGTCAGTCCGGTCAGCAGCAGATAGCTCATCGGCAGCCCGCTCATGATCGCGAGCGTGGCGCCCCGGCCCCAGCCGATGCCGCCGCAAGTGGAGAGGCCGCCTGAAAGGAAGGTCGGCAGCAGGATGAGCCCCGCCGTGCCGAAGCGCAGCGCCAGCAGGTCATGCGGGCTGAGCCCGTTGAGGATGGCATGCCGGCTGACGACGAAGTTCGCGCCGAAGATCGCCATGGCCACGACCATGCCGCCAAAGGCGAGCCGCCAGCGCAGGCGGTCTCGCGCCAGCATGGACTCCGAAAGCGGTGCGACCTTGTGCATGCCCCCTTGTTATCGCTTCCGTCGTCTCTCCCGTTAGAGGTTACGATGCATGGGAGCTGTGCGATTTTTCGCAGCGCAGCAGAGACTTTGCGGCGCAGCAGAAACAAACTGAGATAATCGATCTTAATTGCACCTTGCTTCGGCCTTTCTCGCGCCGGCTGCAGGCGGTTCTCTGGGCAGGTTCATGGAGAACCGAATATGACCCTTTCCTCCGTCTTCGCCGGTTCGAAGCGCTTTCTCGGCCATGTCGGTAACCAGGCTGCGGTCTCGATCGTGGCGTCTGCGGTCGCGGCGGCGTTTCTCGCTCTGCCCGAGGCGGTTACGACCGCGCCTGGCCTGATCGCGGCGAAGGCCGAATCTCAGGGCTGGGTCTCTCCCGTCGCGCCTGACGGCAAGATCAGGGAGCGCCATCACGATGCGGGAGGCGGCGAGGCGCTGACACAATCGCTGAGCGGGCGCGGCCTGATCGTGCCGGCTGCTTCGGCGATGCCGATGGCGGTGGCCTGGGCGCAGCCCGAGACCGGATTGCCGCCGGCGCCTCAGCCCAGCTCGGTCGTGACCGCCGAGGTTCATGCGCGGACGGTGCAGGTGCTGCCCCCTGTCCGCAAAGCCGCGCCGGCGGGTGAGAAGACCGCGCCGGCGGGTGAGCGCTCGCGCCAGGTCGCGGAAGCGGCGCCGCAATTGATCTTGCCGGCCGTTCAGGTGGTCGAAGCCGCTTCAGTGTCGGACGGGTTCGAACCCGTGGCTGTGGCGCGGCCGGCGCCGACGATCCTCGGCCGGGCCGTGCCCGAGCCGGTCGCGCGTGTCGGCGACGTCATGTCGAGCGCCGTTGGGACTGTCGGCGCGGCGGGCTTCTGGACGCTGTCGCGGGCGTCCAGCCTGTTGCCACGCCTTTAGCCGGCTTGGCTAGAGCAATTTCCGGTCCGATTGGATCGGAAATTGCTCTAGGCCTTTGTTTTAACGCATTTTCTTCAGTGCTTTAGCCCCTCAGGCGAGGGCCTTTAGGGCGTCGCGCCCGGCATAGATCGCCTGTGCGCCCAGCTCTTCCTCGATGCGCAGGAGCTGATTGTACTTCGCCGTCCGGTCGGAGCGGGCGAGCGAGCCTGTCTTGATCTGCCCGCAATTGGTCGCGACCGAGAGATCGGCGATGGTCGAATCCTCGGTCTCGCCCGAGCGATGCGACATCACGGCGGTATAGCCGGCGCGCTGCGCCATTTCGACGGCAGCCAGCGTCTCGGTCAGCGTGCCGATCTGGTTGACCTTGACCAGGATCGAGTTGGCCGTCTTCGCCTTGATGCCGCGCGACAGGCGCGTCACGTTCGTGACGAAGAGGTCGTCGCCGACGAGCTGGCACTTCGAGCCGATCGCGTCGGTCAGCGCCTTCCAGCCCTCCCAGTCGTCCTCGGCCATGCCGTCCTCGATTGAGACGATCGGATAATTGCCGACAAGCTTGGCAAGGTATTTGGCCTGCGCCTTGGGATCGCGGGTTTTACCTTCACCTTCATAGACATAGGAGCCATCCTTGAAGAACTCGGTTGCGGCGCAGTCGAGCGCCAGCGCGATGTCCTCGCCGGGCTTGTAGCCCGCCTTCTCGACCGCCTGCATGACGAAATCGAGCGCGGCTTCGGCCGATTTCAGGTTCGGCGCAAAGCCGCCCTCATCGCCGACATTGGTGTTGTGGCCGGCGTCGTGCAGCGCCTTCTTCAGCGTGTGGAAGATCTCCGAGCCCATGCGCAGCGCCTCCGCGAAGGAGGGCGCGCCGATCGGCATGACCATGAACTCCTGGAAGTCGATCGGATTATCGGCATGGGCGCCGCCATTGACGATGTTCATCATCGGCACCGGCAGGACGCGCGCCTGCGTGCCGCCGACATAGCGGTAGAGTGCCAGGCCCGAGGCTTCGGCAGCGGCCTTGGCAACGGCGAGCGAGACGCCGAGGATGGCGTTGGCGCCGAGCTTGCTCTTGTTGGGGGTGCCGTCGAGCTCGATCATTGCCGCGTCGATGGCGACCTGATCCTCGGCGTCCATGGCGACGAGCTGTTCGGCGATCGCGACATTGACGGCCTCAACCGCCTTGAGCACGCCCTTGCCGAGATAGCGGCTCTTGTCGCCATCGCGCAGCTCGACCGCCTCATGCGCGCCGGTCGAGGCGCCGGAGGGAACGGCGGCGCGGCCCATCGAGCCGTCTTCGAGCACGACATCGACCTCGACGGTCGGGTTGCCGCGGCTGTCGAGAATCTGACGGCCGATGATGTCGATGATCGCGGTCATGGGAGGCTCCGGAGAACGGCAGGACAGGATTGATGGCGCGCTTCTAGCCAACGCAGCGCCGAACGGAAAGGGGCGGGTGGCGTTTGCGGCTCCGAGGTCATAAAAGGCCGCCTTCAAGGAGCATTCGCGATGACCCTCGACGCCTCGACCCTGCAGCTCGGCCAGCACAGCGCCTTGCCCGCCTCGCCGGAGGAGGCGCGCCTCGACCGCGTGCCCAATCCGCATGCCGGCACGAACTATCTCGCCCGCTTCACCTGCCCGGAGTTCACCTCGATCTGCCCGGTTACTGGGCAGCCCGATTTCGGCATCCTGGTGATCGACTATCTGCCGGGCGACTGGCTGGTCGAATCCAAGTCGCTGAAGCTCTATCTCGGCGCCTTCCGTAACCATGGCGCCTTCCACGAGGACTGCACCGTCAATATCGGCAAGACGCTGGTCGAGCTGCTGCAGCCGGTCTGGTTCCGCATCGGCGGCTACTGGTATCCGCGCGGCGGCATCCCGATCGACGTGTTCTGGCAGACGGACGAGCCGCCCAAGGGCCTCTGGTTGCCCGACCAGGGCGTCGCGCCCTATCGCGGTCGCTGATCAGGTTCGGCTGCCGGCCAGCGGCAGGATGCGCGGCGTGAGCTGCCCGAGCGTGGCGATCGCGATGGCGAAGATCACGATCGCGGCGCCCGTGCCGATGAGGTGCATCAGCACGCCCATCACCACCGGCCCCATCGCCTGACCAAGAAAGAAGCAGCAGGCGAACAGGGCGACCGCCGACCCGCGCACGCTCGGCGCCAGTTCAGTCGCCTGCGCCTGGAAGGTGCCGTGCAGCAGGAAGAAGCCAAAACCCTGGAAGCTGAAAAGGATGACGGCGCTCCACCAGGGCCAGTCGAAGGCAAACAGCGCGAGCGCGCAGGCGCAGATCGCCCCGCCGACGCGCGTCATCAGCGAGGGGCCGAGGCGCTCGACCAGGATCCGGGTCAGAAGCCCATAAACCAGGCAGCCGAAGCCCATGCCAGCGATGGCGAGGCCGGCTTGTGCCGGGCCGACGCCCGAGCGCTCGGCCAGGATGGCCGCGACATAGGACGGGATGCCGAAGAGCAGGATGCCTTCGGTGATGACGAGGCCGTAGAGCAGCTTCGTCTTGGGGTTTGAGAACACCGTCTTGTAGTTCGCGATCGCGCCCGCAAGGCTCAAGGGTTGACGCGTGACGTTGCGGCGCGGCTTCAGCACGAAAGCGACGAGAAGGGCGGCCAGGACCGCGATGACCGCCGCCGACAGGAAGGCCGCGCGCCAGCCGGCATGGGTCGCGATGATGCCGGAGCAGGCCGAGCCCGACATCTGCCCCACTATCATCAGCACGAGGAAGCGGCCAAGTGCGACCTGCCGCTCCTGCATTGGGGCGCGATCGCCGATCGCCGCCATCGCGATGGGAATGACGCCCCCCGAGGCGATGCCGGTCAGCGCGCGCAGCACGGTCATGGTCTCGTAGGACCAGGAGAAGGCTGCGGTGGTCGAGAGCGTGGCCAGGACGATCAGGCAGATCAGGATGGTGCGGACCTTGCCGATCGAGTCGGCGATCGGGCCGAGGAAAGGCTGGCCCAGCGCATAGGACAGCGAGAAAGCCGTCACCATCGCCACGATCTGCGGCACGGTCTGCGCGAATTCATTCGCCAGCGTCGGGATCAGCGGATCGACAATCCGCATCGTGAAGGTCGATGCGAAGCCGCAGGCTCCGAGAACGAGGATGAGCGGGCGCAGCGAGGCAGGCGTTGGTGCAGCGGCAGAGCTTTCAGACATAAGCCAGCGTAGGCAAGGGCCGTGCCTTGGCAAGCCGGTCAAAGCCTTGCAGCTCTGCGATCAGCGCAGGGAAGTCGGCGAGCGGCACCATGTTGGGGCCGTCCGAGGGCGCCTTGTCCGGGTCGGGATGGGTCTCGATGAAGACGCCGGCGACGCCGACGGCGACGGCCGCCCGGGCCAGCACCGGCACGAATTCGCGCTGCCCGCCGGAGGAGGAGCCCTTGCCGCCCGGCTGCTGCACCGAATGGGTGGCGTCGAAGATCACCGGCGCGCCGATCTCGGCCATGATCGGAAGGCTGCGCATGTCGGAGACCAGCGTGTTGTAGCCGAAGGAGGCGCCGCGCTCGGTCAGCATGACATTGGGATTGCCGCTCTCGGTGATCTTGGCGGCGACATTGACCATGTCCCAGGGCGCCAGGAACTGGCCCTTCTTGACGTTGACGACGCGGCCGGTCCTGGCGGCCGCGACCAGGAGATCGGTCTGGCGGCAGAGAAAGGCCGGGATCTGCAGCACGTCGACGATCTCGGCGACGGCGGCGCATTGGCTTGCTTCATGCACGTCGGTCAG harbors:
- the kdsA gene encoding 3-deoxy-8-phosphooctulonate synthase, whose product is MTANAIVSIGADLARPVRFGNSLPLSLIAGPCQMESREHALEMAFALKEISDRLDIGIVFKTSFDKANRTSARGQRGMGLDAALPVFAEIRERTGMPVLTDVHEASQCAAVAEIVDVLQIPAFLCRQTDLLVAAARTGRVVNVKKGQFLAPWDMVNVAAKITESGNPNVMLTERGASFGYNTLVSDMRSLPIMAEIGAPVIFDATHSVQQPGGKGSSSGGQREFVPVLARAAVAVGVAGVFIETHPDPDKAPSDGPNMVPLADFPALIAELQGFDRLAKARPLPTLAYV
- the queF gene encoding preQ(1) synthase, coding for MTLDASTLQLGQHSALPASPEEARLDRVPNPHAGTNYLARFTCPEFTSICPVTGQPDFGILVIDYLPGDWLVESKSLKLYLGAFRNHGAFHEDCTVNIGKTLVELLQPVWFRIGGYWYPRGGIPIDVFWQTDEPPKGLWLPDQGVAPYRGR
- a CDS encoding ArsC family reductase; this encodes MTITIYGIKNCDTMKKARSWLEARGVAHAFHDYKASGIDRVSLARWVDEHGWETVLNRAGTTFRALPDADKQGLDAGKAIALMLAQPSMIKRPVLDLGGKTLVGFKPEAYAGALG
- a CDS encoding MFS transporter, producing the protein MSESSAAAPTPASLRPLILVLGACGFASTFTMRIVDPLIPTLANEFAQTVPQIVAMVTAFSLSYALGQPFLGPIADSIGKVRTILICLIVLATLSTTAAFSWSYETMTVLRALTGIASGGVIPIAMAAIGDRAPMQERQVALGRFLVLMIVGQMSGSACSGIIATHAGWRAAFLSAAVIAVLAALLVAFVLKPRRNVTRQPLSLAGAIANYKTVFSNPKTKLLYGLVITEGILLFGIPSYVAAILAERSGVGPAQAGLAIAGMGFGCLVYGLLTRILVERLGPSLMTRVGGAICACALALFAFDWPWWSAVILFSFQGFGFFLLHGTFQAQATELAPSVRGSAVALFACCFFLGQAMGPVVMGVLMHLIGTGAAIVIFAIAIATLGQLTPRILPLAGSRT
- the tgt gene encoding tRNA guanosine(34) transglycosylase Tgt; the encoded protein is MTFQSTTTDFSFHLAARDGAARTGEIRMPRGVIRTPAFMPVGTAATVKGMYPEQVKALGADVVLGNTYHLMLRPGAERVAKLGGLHKFMNWPHPILTDSGGFQVMSLSQLRKLTEEGVTFQSHIDGSKHVLTPERSVEIQNLLGSDIVMQLDECVSLPCEDKVAEKAMRLSLRWAERCKTAFGNPAGRALFGIVQGGAVPALRIESARELVAMDLKGYAIGGLAVGEPQDIMLAMIETVEPYLPAEKPRYLMGVGTPDDLVEAVSRGIDMFDCVMPTRAGRHGQIFTRFGRMNLKNAKHADDPRPIDPQSSCQAANGYARAYLHHLVKAEEMLGKMLLTWVNLAYYQELMAGLRAAIAQGRLQDFIVETKEGWARGETAGEPA
- the eno gene encoding phosphopyruvate hydratase, producing the protein MTAIIDIIGRQILDSRGNPTVEVDVVLEDGSMGRAAVPSGASTGAHEAVELRDGDKSRYLGKGVLKAVEAVNVAIAEQLVAMDAEDQVAIDAAMIELDGTPNKSKLGANAILGVSLAVAKAAAEASGLALYRYVGGTQARVLPVPMMNIVNGGAHADNPIDFQEFMVMPIGAPSFAEALRMGSEIFHTLKKALHDAGHNTNVGDEGGFAPNLKSAEAALDFVMQAVEKAGYKPGEDIALALDCAATEFFKDGSYVYEGEGKTRDPKAQAKYLAKLVGNYPIVSIEDGMAEDDWEGWKALTDAIGSKCQLVGDDLFVTNVTRLSRGIKAKTANSILVKVNQIGTLTETLAAVEMAQRAGYTAVMSHRSGETEDSTIADLSVATNCGQIKTGSLARSDRTAKYNQLLRIEEELGAQAIYAGRDALKALA
- a CDS encoding DMT family transporter, with the protein product MLARDRLRWRLAFGGMVVAMAIFGANFVVSRHAILNGLSPHDLLALRFGTAGLILLPTFLSGGLSTCGGIGWGRGATLAIMSGLPMSYLLLTGLTYAPAAHGATIGPGLVTVIGIVGGVILFATALTRQLFLGIGAVLFGLACLAIAGSTHTNPTILLGDLCFVGVGLIWGCYPLLIQLWRVDALKATAIVSVLSMAYLPFYALFYFRGFDVAPWWVIALHGINQGVLNVILGLWIWSWAARVLGPAVVGRFPPMIPVIGTLLGIPVLGEIPSGLQIAGIGLIIGGLFIASWRRSAPAALELHQAEIPNYADDEPEPQR